Proteins from a genomic interval of Phocoena phocoena chromosome 20, mPhoPho1.1, whole genome shotgun sequence:
- the NRN1L gene encoding neuritin-like protein codes for MCCRFCHRWQPLCALGLLLLLLPPLATTAVPGRCDTIYQGFAECLIRLGDGMGRGGELESVCRSWNDFHTCASRVLLDCPEEAAAVWESLQQEARRAPHPDNLHTLCGTPVRLQERGAGPETNQETLQATAPAPTWVPEPPLLAAALALACLLGPLA; via the exons ATGTGCTGCCGCTTCTGTCACCGCTGGCAACCGCTCTGTGCACTggggctgttgctgctgctgctgccgcccctTG CAACCACAGCGGTCCCAGGCCGCTGTGACACCATATACCAGGGCTTTGCCGAGTGTCTCATCCGCTTGGGGGACGGCATGGGCCGCGGAGGTGAGCTGGAGAGCGTCTGCAG GTCTTGGAATGATTTCCACACCTGTGCCTCGCGAGTCCTGTTGGACTGCCCTGAGGAGGCCGCCGCCGTGTGGGAGTCACTACAGCAAGAAGCTCGCCGGGCCCCACACCCAGATAATTTGCACACTCTGTGTGGCACCCCTGTACGCCTTCAGGAGCGCGGGGCGGGCCCAGAGACCAACCAGGAGACGCTGCAGGCGACAGCGCCAGCACCCACTTGGGTCCCCGAGCCCCCTCTGCTGGCGGCTGCTTTGGCACTCGCCTGCCTCCTGGGTCCTCTGGCCTAG